Genomic window (Microcaecilia unicolor chromosome 8, aMicUni1.1, whole genome shotgun sequence):
ccaggaagccgtccaaaccttttttgaagtccgctaagttaaccgccttaaccaccttttccggcagcgaattccagagtttaactatgtgttgagtgaagaaaaatttcctccgattcgttttaaatttaccacactgcagcttcatcccatgcccccttgtcctagtatttttggaaagcgtaaacagacgctccacatcgacccgttccattccactcattatcttatagacctctatctcccctcagtcgccttttctccaagcccctgtatcatctttgtcgcccttctctgcaccttttccaattccattatgtcttttttgaggtgtggcgaccagaattgagaacaatattcgaggtgcagttgcaccatggagcaatacaacggcagaataatatccttatttttgttttcaatccctttcctaatgatactcaatattctatttgctttcctagccacagtagcacattgagcagaagttttcaatgtatcatcaatgatgacacctagatccctttctcggtccatgactcccaatgctgaaccttgcatgacttagttatagtttgggttcctctttcccacatgcatcactttgcacctgttcacattaaacgtcatctgccatttagacgcccagtctcgtaaggtcctcttgtagtttttcacaatcttcccgcgatttgaacATACACCTAGGGACAGTGCTCCAGTCATCACTCAGCAAAGACAATTATAAGCTTGGTTATGTAATGCACTTGTAACAGGTTCCACAGTCTGTGCCTGTCAGCCAGAAGAATGTCACAGGAATGACTGAGCCACATGGGAAGGAAAAGATGGAATACAAATGTGCAGGCTTGGAAAAGCTATTGCTTATCCATTAAAATTTGATCTACTTTCTGGACTCTTCTGGGTACTTGTCATGTGAACTGATGGACCCAAGTCTAAGTATGAATTTTGTTAGGTACTCCAAGTCTTCTAGATGACCTGCTGATCCCAGTACAAGTGTTCACGGAGGTGCCAGTGCAGTGAAACTCACCTCACCCGGGTGGATAGTACACTCCAAGGGCCGATCCACATCTAGCAACAGAGGGTATGTTTCCATCAGCCATGAGAGTGTTGTTCGATTGGGATTGAATTCTGGGGTCTTCTCTGGGGGGTAAAGGAACCAGCGCTTTGGGAAACAAAATTAAGAACACAAATTTGTGTGAGCTCTGTTTTCAATAAACAATTATTAAACTTTGCAGTTTTGTTTctgtgacaacccccccccccctttccaagaGCATTAACTGGTCAAAATCTGGAGAGAAAGTGGCACAAGCCTATAGGTAATACACATTATAAATGATAGGGCCCATTCTCACCTTTCTGCCAAATATTACTTCTGAGAAACCTGGTCCATGCCAGTGGAAAGGGACAccagtgccagagcctgtggaAAACAGGAAGCAAGGATAAGGACAAACTTTCACTTGCTGTCCAAGATATTCTTACTGtacagactgaaaaaaaaatctatttatttatttgtgttaaAATTCACTCACAGAACTATGTTTTTACACACACCCCTGCACTTAAAACAGGGGCAGTGGAACGTATTTTTGGTTGGAGGAGCAaaacaaaccaatctccagcCCTGTCTCCAAGCTCTCTTAATTGCTGCTGCTATGTCGCACAAAGTACATGGCAGGGTCATGGCACCAGTGGCCTACCCATTCCACTGCCTGTGCTCAAACACAAATGCTCTTATACAGACAATGCTTGcacatgtatacacacacacacattataacATCCAGACACAAGCAAATAAAAGCTTCTTCACTCTTCACAGGaccatactaaggggcccttttactaagcagcgcttaAAACTGGCCTGCAGTATTTTTAGCGCGTGGGCTTCccacgcactgaggccacttttatcatggcagtaaaatggccacacgaTAGTTTCCCAATTGTtcgtggccattagcatgtgagcccttactgccatatATTTactaagcggtaagggctcccatgctaaccctgcACTAATTGGGCAGTGCATAGCAATTTACCCAcactacccaattagtgcagggcaCGCCTAATACCCCCATGCTATGTTTTTTAGCATGGGATTGTCGTGCGCTGACCTCAaaactactgcgggatgcctGAGTGCGTCCCTTGATAGTGCCCTTTTAGTgtgcagtaagcatgtgttagtgcttactgccgctttgtaaaagggcccccctaagTTTGCATGTTAAGATGAGCACATTCTTGATACAGAGGCTCTGGGTATTTCGTGCTCCAAGCTCATTTGTTCAATATGGTTTTTAAAATGATTAAATTCTGACAGATTATTTTGTACAATTGATAGTTTTATGAAATGTATTAAACTGCATTGTTAttctgacaaaaatgaaacaggcgctagcaaggttttcctcggagtgtgtatgtttgagagagtgtgtgtgcgagtgacgttgtgagagagagactgtgaatgtgcgagtgtgtatgtgtgacagagagagtgagtctgggtgcgagtgtgtgtgtgagagagagtgtgtgtgagagagagtgtgtgcgactgcatatgtgagacagtgactgtgagagagagtgtgtttcacacagataaactgtgtgagagagtgtgtgtgacagagtgactgtgagagtacgtgaatgtgatacagtgagacaatagtgtgagagactgtatgagagtgtgtgtgtgacagagatacctcccccctccctctgtggtctcagcacctcctcccccccccccgggtctcaggattccctcccccctctcaggtcttaggaccccctccccctctctgcgtTCCCCTCCCCTGTTGTGTGAGGACCCCCTGCCTTtcccccctctgcgtggttggcagcaccgtgcaagtgtgtgtgtgtgtgtgacagagagtgagactgggtgcaagtgtgtctgcgtgagagagagagagtgtgtgtgattgtcctgtgtcccctgccccctccagccacccagcgattctcctctctccccttgcccccctccagccacccagcgattgtgctctctgcgctgcccccccctccagccacccagctattctgcTCTTCCCTGGcagccctccagccacccagcaattgtcctgtatcccctggccccCTTCGAGCCATGcagtgattctgctctctcccctgccccccctctccagccacccagcgataatgctgtatcccctgcccccctggagccatgcagcgattgtcctctctcccctgcccccctccagccacccagcgattatgctctctcctttgctccccctccagccacccagtgattgtgtTCTCTacgctgccccccctccagccacccagctagtctcctctcccctgccaactctccagccacccagcgattgtcctgtatcccctgcccccccctcgagccatgcagtgattctgctctctcccctgccccctctccagccacccagcgattatgctgtgtcccctgccccccctccagccaccctgcgattgtcGTATGTCCCGTGCCCCCCCTGCGGGCACCCCgcgattctcctctgttccctgccccccctccagccacccagtcgaAGCGGCGGCGTTCTTTGAAAGCCCTGGTCGCCCACGGAGTCAGCTTGCATTGAGAACGGAGCGTCAGTCAGTCCTCCTGCATTCTTCTTACCGACCCTCGACGTTCATAACATTTTGACGCAAGAGCGgggcccgccctcgacgtcatacgtttcgacgcgagggcggggcatagagAGATGCGACACCGTAACAGACTTACGAACctgaagccatggagtcagcttcagaacgttggaggtgcgttttattatagtagatttcaaATATACTATCCAAATTGTTAAAAGATATAATTAATCATTTTCATTTATATTATTCTGAACAGTATTTGTGATGTTTCCAAATCTTAATCCAATATTTCCTGTTATGAAAAGTCAAACACAACTGTAGTAGTTTGTGCGCTACcaatcctctttctcttcccctagTCACTGCACCAATCCTCACCTGCAATCCCAAAACTGTATGCTTTGCTGGTGCCTGGGATCTGGAAAGGAGGTGCAGAATACTTCTCAAACAGGGAACCCCACTCTGTGAAGTTATTGTCACCAAAAAAATATAGCGTGTCTGTAAAAGAAGCCACAAAAAGAATATTATCGAGTACTGATTCCTTAAAGGGACAGTGAAGTCTTACCAAAAATGAAGGGACTGATGCACTCTGTACATCCCAGGAAAGGGCCAGTGCAGGCAGGTGAAAATTAAAGTGGAGGGCATAAAGTGCTCTACATCTCCCATGAACTAGAATCCTGTGGGTCTcacaggaaaaaagaagggaCTTAAAAGAAATAATACCATGAGTACTGACCACTCCCCAGACAGTCCTGGTCCTGAGGTTTCAGCAAGAGCTCTACATACTCCCGGAACCGAACATTCACTGTATGGAAGGACAGAAGAATCCGAGTTCAGGTGTCTGACTCCTAGCAGGGTAAGTCACAGAAATGGTATACAGGATTTTTTTTCTGGTCTGCACATCTCTCTGCAATCCTCCCAGCCAAGAtccaaattcaagcaagcttgggacaaacatagaatctctaagggagaggaggggatagtagatggcatggttgggcagactggataggccatattatctgccttcattttctgtcTATATTTCTATGATAACCTGCTGTGATCCTCTTTCTTTTGAAGTCAAAAAgtgagggaagaaggggagggcaAGGTGAGTTGGAGACATTTACAGTAAAAGAGAGTGATGACAGCAGAGAAACCAAAGAATTGTCCAAGATACACAATCTGTTATTGCAGAAAATGGCACCAAGAGGGCAGACTGCTACAAAGATACCCCcttgggcagtggttcccaaacctggtcctggaggtacccccgccagtcagattttcaggatacccacaataaatattcatgagagacatttgcatgcagtggggaCAGTGCATCCAAATGTCTctgatgaatatttattgtgggtatcctgaaaatctgactggctggggtacctccagggccaggtttgggaaccactgcccttggGCCTAATCCAGAAAATTCCACAGCCATGGTTAGCTCTGTCAGAAACAAGGGATACAAAATTGTAGCTTGCTAGTTTATCAGTCTATCATCACAAGCTAGTGAAAAAGGGGAGAGGACTGTGTGTCATCTATCCGTCTCCCTCAGACTGTTTCTATTATACATTGCACAAAGTGCCACCCAAATACACACAGTTTCTTGCCCTTATAAGTTCAGGTAAAGTGATCTTACCTTTCTGATAGGAATAGGTATTAGCTGTGCTCAGACGCACCAGACGCTCACCATACTCCTCCAGTAGTCTCTCCTTTGTACAAAGGGCTTGGAATTCCTGACAGAAAGAAAGCACTGAGCAGAGACTATATGACCAACCCCAAGAAAGCCAATTCCATGGGCCAGCCCCAAAGACAGCCCTGCAAGCTGAAATCAATAAAGAGCTCCCAAGCTGTAATTTCTCAGCTTGCTTCAGGTAGCTGTACAATGCCAGACTGGCAGACTCAGAACACAGCTAAGTTAccatatttttcagactataagatgcaccggaccataagatgcacctagtttttagaggagggaaataggaaaaaaaaaatttgctttttccctcctctaaaacctaggtgctccggtgcgtcttgtccgaatccctccctccaagttcgggatcgccctcagggttacctcctcccccctccccgaccctgtcaccacctctccccttactcacgcgatcttccctggtggtctagtaacgttggggcaggaaagagccccctctttcctgcccagcgcactgctctccatcctcctgtatgcattgctgcctgacggtctcggcgagattcaaaatggccgccgagaattgatgtctcagcagccattttgaatctcgccgagaccgtcaggctgcatacaggaggatggagagcagcgcgctgggcaggaaagagggggctctttcctgtcccgacgtcactagaccaccagggaagatcgcgtgagtagggagaagtggtgacagggccggggggagggcgatcccgaactcggagggagggcgggcagcctgccagccggccaaatctctaccttcggactataagacgcactcccccattttcctcccaaatttggggggaaaaaagtgcgtcttatagtccgaaaaatacggtacataatACAGTTCTGGTTAGCAGCTCCCAAATATATTGCATTCACTAGTTATTTCTAGGGATGATACACCTGTATAGCAGCTAAGGACAGATGGACTATGATTATTCTAGGAATCTACACAATCATACTTTGCCAGAAGAGGCATAATACGTGACACTCTATGGTCACTCGCTAAATGCACAAACCAGATACAATGAAGCCAATTCCCTTAAGTGTGTGTCTCTGTTGCATATGTGTGGTATATTGTGGGAATGCACTCCCTCTAATAGATGAGtgaagcacagaaaaaaaaataagagacacCGATAACcaaaaggaggaagaaaacaaAGTGCAGAGAGTCTCTGTGGAGCAGGATAATAGGATAAGAAGATGTGCTGCAGTCCTAGTTCTGGATGGTGGGCTCTGTACAGTCCCTCAGTACTCCATGGATCATCAGGCTTTCCAGCTGCACAAAATGAAGATTACCTCCTAAACACAACATACAGACATACAGTGCACAGTCAGTTGGTCACTCACCGAGTTATCTGTGAGCCCCTGAATGATAACAGGTCTCGAAAAGGCATATCTGTGAGAAAGACAAAACCAAACACTGTACTTGCAAAGAGCCGCTTATTATGGCTGCCATTTAAGTtactcactacctctcctctctccctacattcctccccgtgaactccgctctctgaacaaatctctcttgttgtcccccttctccctccaccgctaactccagacttcgttccttttgtcttgcggcaccttatgcctggaactgtcttcccgaacccatacgtctagcttcaTCTC
Coding sequences:
- the JMJD8 gene encoding jmjC domain-containing protein 8 isoform X1 encodes the protein MVLAYGVVVLLLLWFHSRRPVNVKFCSSVTSRILWLMNWSTGLSEEEHCTVERRDASLTYAEFIQQYAFSRPVIIQGLTDNSEFQALCTKERLLEEYGERLVRLSTANTYSYQKVNVRFREYVELLLKPQDQDCLGSDTLYFFGDNNFTEWGSLFEKYSAPPFQIPGTSKAYSFGIAGSGTGVPFHWHGPGFSEVIFGRKRWFLYPPEKTPEFNPNRTTLSWLMETYPLLLDVDRPLECTIHPGEQPQSVGGFLFSLAVGRLSGLWCCTFRIIGGMQH
- the JMJD8 gene encoding jmjC domain-containing protein 8 isoform X2, whose protein sequence is MVLAYGVVVLLLLWFHSRRPVNVKFCSSVTSRILWLMNWSTGLSEEEHCTVERRDASLTYAEFIQQYAFSRPVIIQGLTDNSEFQALCTKERLLEEYGERLVRLSTANTYSYQKVNVRFREYVELLLKPQDQDCLGSDTLYFFGDNNFTEWGSLFEKYSAPPFQIPGTSKAYSFGIAGSGTGVPFHWHGPGFSEVIFGRKRWFLYPPEKTPEFNPNRTTLSWLMETYPLLLDVDRPLECTIHPGEVLYFPDHWWHATLNLDTSVFISTFLG